In Arthrobacter sp. MN05-02, the genomic stretch CGTCAGGTTGTTGCGCGAGATCGAGATGGAGCCGAGGTCGATGATCTGGCTCTGGGAGCCGGGCAGCTGCTGTGTCGCGCCGCCGAAGAAGAACTGGATGATGTAGCGCAGTGCCAGCGCGAAGCCGATGCTGACGATCATCATCGGGACGAGTCCCGTGCCGCGCCGGCGGAGGGGCTTCCACAGCCCGGCGTCCTGGACGTAGCCGAGGAGTCCGCCGCCGAGGACCGCGAGCACGATGGCGACGGCGATCGGGAGGCCTGCGGCGGCGAAGGCGAAGGCCAGGACCGCGCCGAGGGTGACCATCTCACCGTGGGCGAAGTTGGTGAGCCCCGTGGTACCGAAGATCAGTGACAGGCCGACGGCGCTCAGGGCTAGCAGCAGGCCGAAACTGAAGCCGGCGAGCGCGCGTTCGGCGAGTGTCTCCAGGAACGAGGTCTGCTGGGCGACGATGCCCTCGCCGAAGAGGAACAGCGTGGTGGCGCTGGAGGTGTTGGCGAAGGTGACCTGGCGGGGATTCTCCTGCCCCTCCGCCAGGGCGATGCCCTCGGGAAGGGTGTCCTCGTCGATGGCCACCTCGTAGGTGCCCTGCTCGGGCACTCCGATGCTCCAGGCGCCGTTGGGGCCGGACGTGGCCTCCCCCTCGAACCCGTTGCCGGTGGCGGTGACGGTGACGTCGGCGATCGGACCGTCGGCGCCGCGGAGCACGCCGCCGATCCGGTTGTCGAACTCCTGCGCCTGGACGGTGCCGGCGGTCTGGACCTGGTGCAGTGCCTGGTCGGGCAGCTGGGGAGACGCCTGCGCCGCAGGGGCGCCGAGCAGCACGGTAGCCAGGAGTCCGAGTACCAGCAGCAGGGACCTCCTGATCCGTGCAGGCGTCGATAGGGGAATCAAAATGGGAACCTCCACGGTGGGGGCAGGCCCGGCGGCGAGCCGACGGGATCATCAGTTGTGACGAGTGTCACGGGCGTGGGGATCATGTTACTAGCGGCATGTTTCGTGATTTCGCAAAAGCATCGAGACGAGGTAGCGATTCGGTAACGAAAGTTTTACCAAGGGCCCTTGGTGTTGTAATTCCGGCCGCCGTCCCTCCTGCCCGGTCGGCTGCCCGGGAACAAACCCGCGGCCGGACCGTTGGGATTGGTAGGGTTTCAACAACACTCAGCCCCCTATTGGAGGACTACAGAAATGGCACTTGGCGGTAATCCGGTTTTCAACGGGAAGAATTTCCGTTCCGCTACCCGGGGCAACTCGTCTGCAGGCTTCGGTACCACGACCTACGCGGGTCAGACCGTCGCGAACCAGCAGCAGTTGGAGCACATGTACAACCAGCCGTCCGCCGGCCCCGCCCAGACGGGCCGGATGACGTTCGACGACGTGATCGTCAAGACGCTCCTGTCCCTGGGTGTCGTCCTGGTGGGAGCCGCGATTCCTGCGTTCCTCCTTCCGGGCCTCGCCCTTCCCCTCATGGTGCTGGGTGCCCTCGGCGGTTTCGTGCTCGGTCTCGTCAACTCCTTCAAGCGTGAGCCGTCGCCTGCGCTGATCCTGGCCTACGCGGGCCTCGAGGGCCTCTTCCTCGGCGGCCTGACCATGTTCCTCGAAAGCATGTTCCCGGGCATCGCGATCCAGGCGCTGCTGGGAACGCTGGTCGTCTTCGGCGTCACCCTCGCCCTGTTCAAGAGCGGCAAGGTCCGTGCGACGCCACGTGCCATGAAGTTCTTTATGATCGCGATCATCAGCTATGCGGCCTTCTCCCTGCTGAACCTCGGCCTGATGCTGTTCGGCGTGACGAGTGATCCCCTGGGGCCTTCGTGGTGCCGAGATCTTCGGCATCCCCCTCGGTGTCCTCGTCGGTGTCTTCGCCATCGGCCTGGCAGCCTTCTCGCTGATCATCGACTTCACCTCGATCAGCGAGGGTGTCCGGCAGGGTGCCCCGATGAAGTACTCGTGGACGGCCGCGTTCGGTCTCACCGTCACGCTCGTGTGGCTCTACGTGGAATTCATCCGCCTCATTGCGATCCTTCGAGGCGACGAGTAACACTTGGATGCCCGGCCGGCCGGCCGAGGCAGATCACAAGCAGAGGGGCCCGCAACCGGACGGTTGCGGGCCCCTCTGCGTTCCCGGGAGCTGTCAGGCGATCCGGGCCGCACCCGCACCGGGCAGGACGCTGAAGATGACCGGTGCACGGAAACCGGCCGCGGCGAAGGCGGCTTCCACGGCGTGCCGGATGGCCGGGACGTCCCCGACACGTGCCAGGGCGATCGCGGCTCCACCGAAACCGCCGCCCGTCATGCGGGCGCCGATGGCTCCCGCGTCGAGCGCCGCGTCCACGG encodes the following:
- a CDS encoding hypothetical protein (possible pseudo due to frameshift), whose protein sequence is MRDDFEISCAELDTAVDAALDAGAIGARMTGGGFGGAAIALARVGDVPAIRHAVEAAFAAAGFRAPVIFSVLPGAGAARIA
- a CDS encoding hypothetical protein (possible pseudo due to frameshift) — protein: MIPWGLRGAEIFGIPLGVLVGVFAIGLAAFSLIIDFTSISEGVRQGAPMKYSWTAAFGLTVTLVWLYVEFIRLIAILRGDE